The following DNA comes from Streptomyces sp. NBC_00273.
TCCGCCTGGAACGCCACACGGCGGAGGCGGTGCGGCTCTTCGAGGAGCACGTCGCGGTCATCGAGCACATCCAGGACTGCTACCTGATGGCCGGCAGCAGCGACTACTTGCTCCGGGTCGTCATCGAGGACCTGGAAGCCTACGAATCCCTGGTGCGCCACCGGATCCACGCCATCCCCGGGATCGCCTCGATCGAATCGAGCTTCGCGTTCGGCAGCGTCAAGCAGTCCCGGACCTATCCGCGGCCCGCCCCGGGCGCCTCCGGGCGCTCGCCGCGCTGACGACGGCCCGGCGGGCGGCCCGGCGGGCGGCTCAGGAGGCGGCCGCCACCGCCGTCTCGAAGGCCTCGTAGGCGGCCGCGTCGAAGAGCACGAACCGCACCTCCTGCACCTCGGTACGGGCGCTGCGCACCGTCTCCACCGCGATCCGCGCCCCGTCGTCCATCGGCCAGCCGTAGATGCCGGTGGAGATGGCCGGGAACGCGACCGTACGGGCCCCCAGCTCGTCGGCGACCCGCAGCGACTCGCGGTAGCAGGAGGCCAGCAGCGCCGACCGGTCCTCCTCGCGCGACCAGACCGGGCCCACCGTGTGGATGACGTGCCCGGCGGCGAGCCGCCCGGCCGTGGTGGCGACGGCCCGGCCCGTCGCCAGCCCCTTGCCGTAGTGCGAACGCCGCAGGTCCTCGCAGGCCGCGAGGATCTCCGGCCCGCCGCGCCGGTGGATGGCGCCGTCGACCCCGCCGCCGCCGAGCAGCGAGGAGTTCGCCGCGTTGACGATGGCGTCGGCCTTCTCCGCGGTGATGTCGCCGCGGACCAGGGTGATGCGGACCATCAGGAGCCCTTTCGCAGGTGCCGCCAGACCGCCTTGGCGGCGTTGTGCCCGGACATGCCGTGCACGCCCGGGCCCGGCGGGGTGGCCGAGGAACAGAGGAAGACGGCCGGGTGCGCCGTCGTGTACGGGGTGAGGGAGATCTTGGGGCGCAGCAGGAGCTGGAGGCCCGAAGCGGCCCCGCAGGCGATGTCCCCGCCGACGTAATTGGGGTTGCGGGCGGCGAGCTGGGGCGGGCCGGCCGTGGCGCGGGCGAGCACCAGGTCGCGGAAGCCCGGGGCGAAGC
Coding sequences within:
- a CDS encoding Lrp/AsnC family transcriptional regulator, translating into MDAVDLQIIRELQADGRLSNQDLADRVRLSPSPCLRRVRRLEEAGLIRGYTAMVDQVAFGLPVTVFVRIRLERHTAEAVRLFEEHVAVIEHIQDCYLMAGSSDYLLRVVIEDLEAYESLVRHRIHAIPGIASIESSFAFGSVKQSRTYPRPAPGASGRSPR
- a CDS encoding O-acetyl-ADP-ribose deacetylase, whose amino-acid sequence is MVRITLVRGDITAEKADAIVNAANSSLLGGGGVDGAIHRRGGPEILAACEDLRRSHYGKGLATGRAVATTAGRLAAGHVIHTVGPVWSREEDRSALLASCYRESLRVADELGARTVAFPAISTGIYGWPMDDGARIAVETVRSARTEVQEVRFVLFDAAAYEAFETAVAAAS